Proteins from one Deinococcus sp. AB2017081 genomic window:
- a CDS encoding phospholipase A2, whose product MAPGDLPPGGLDYVRTVAWGSVEAYEQEYARHAGTPQARPGVDWFRNGCADHLTLGHVRDFTAACGQHDFGYRNLRLHAATRTAADRRRTDDVLYAHMREVCAAKDVGQRPSCEWTAAALYRMVRVFGGLYFIGR is encoded by the coding sequence GTGGCCCCCGGTGACCTGCCGCCGGGCGGGCTGGACTACGTGCGCACGGTCGCGTGGGGCAGCGTGGAGGCGTACGAGCAGGAGTACGCCCGGCACGCGGGCACGCCGCAGGCCCGGCCCGGCGTGGACTGGTTCCGCAACGGCTGCGCCGACCACCTGACACTGGGCCACGTGCGCGACTTCACGGCCGCGTGCGGGCAGCACGACTTCGGGTACCGCAACCTGCGCCTGCACGCCGCCACGCGCACCGCCGCCGACCGCCGGCGGACGGACGACGTGCTGTACGCCCACATGCGCGAGGTCTGCGCCGCGAAGGACGTCGGGCAGCGGCCGTCATGCGAGTGGACGGCCGCTGCGCTGTACCGCATGGTGCGCGTGTTCGGCGGCCTCTACTTCATCGGCCGCTGA
- the uvrB gene encoding excinuclease ABC subunit UvrB, with protein sequence MLKVKSDYTPAGDQPTAIKSLVDGLDSGLRFQTLLGATGTGKTYSVAKVIEETQRPALIMAPNKILTAQLASEFREFFPDAAVEFFISYYDYYQPEAYVPGKDLFIEKDASINQEIERLRHSTTRSLLTRRDTIVVASVSCIYGLGDPKEYTALNLILKKGAAVSRDEILGRLVNMQYERNDIEMMPGRFRAKGEMIEVWPAYDEQPLRIELWGDDVERISVVHPLTGDRLAELDATVVYPAKHYVSSAGNIERAIVTIQQELEERLEYFKSTGKLLEAQRLKERTLYDLEMLKVLGYCSGIENYSRHIDGRAAGMTPYTMLDYFNDDFVTFIDESHVTVPQIGGMANGDRARKQTLVDYGFRLPSAMDNRPLNFDEFMGKTGQVVFVSATPGPFEREVSDSIADQIIRPTGLVDPPVTVRPIQGQIEDLLGRVRERAAIGERTLVTTLTKRMSEDLTEYLLEKGVKARYMHSDIDSVERQVIIRDLRLGHYDVLVGINLLREGLDLPEVSLVAILDADKPGFLRSERALIQTIGRAARNLNGEVILYGDTVTPAMQYAMDETRRRREKQTAFNEEHGITPTTIIKGVRNVIRGEEQPSEISSETVGTDRDTLAAQLTDLELDMWQASEDLDFERAASLRDQIRAIEAKLQGKEFKQATVPGQKVRSRGRR encoded by the coding sequence ATGCTCAAGGTGAAATCCGACTACACGCCGGCGGGCGACCAGCCCACCGCGATCAAGTCCCTGGTGGACGGCCTGGACTCCGGCCTGCGCTTCCAGACGCTGCTCGGCGCGACGGGCACGGGGAAAACGTACTCCGTCGCAAAAGTCATCGAGGAGACGCAGCGCCCGGCCCTGATCATGGCCCCGAACAAGATCCTGACCGCGCAGCTTGCCAGTGAGTTCCGCGAGTTCTTCCCGGACGCGGCGGTCGAGTTCTTCATCAGCTACTACGACTACTACCAGCCCGAAGCGTACGTGCCGGGCAAAGATCTGTTCATCGAGAAGGACGCCAGCATCAACCAGGAGATCGAGCGGCTGCGGCACTCCACCACGCGCTCGCTGCTCACCCGGCGGGACACCATCGTGGTGGCGTCGGTGAGCTGCATTTACGGCCTGGGCGACCCGAAGGAGTACACGGCGCTGAACCTGATCCTGAAGAAGGGGGCTGCGGTCAGTCGGGACGAGATCCTGGGGCGGCTGGTGAACATGCAGTACGAGCGCAACGACATCGAGATGATGCCCGGCCGCTTCCGCGCCAAGGGCGAGATGATCGAGGTGTGGCCCGCGTACGACGAGCAGCCGCTGCGGATCGAGCTGTGGGGCGACGACGTCGAGCGCATCAGCGTGGTGCACCCGCTGACCGGCGACCGGCTGGCGGAACTGGACGCGACGGTGGTCTACCCCGCCAAGCACTACGTGTCGAGCGCAGGGAACATCGAGCGGGCCATCGTGACCATCCAGCAGGAGCTCGAGGAGCGGCTGGAGTACTTCAAGAGCACGGGCAAACTGCTGGAGGCCCAGCGCCTCAAGGAACGCACGCTGTACGACCTGGAGATGCTCAAGGTGCTGGGCTACTGCTCGGGCATCGAGAACTACTCGCGGCACATCGACGGGCGGGCAGCCGGCATGACGCCGTACACCATGCTGGACTACTTCAACGACGACTTCGTGACGTTCATCGACGAGTCGCACGTGACGGTGCCGCAGATCGGCGGGATGGCGAACGGCGACCGGGCCAGGAAGCAGACGCTGGTGGACTACGGCTTCCGCCTGCCCAGTGCCATGGACAACCGCCCGCTGAACTTCGACGAGTTCATGGGCAAGACTGGGCAGGTCGTGTTCGTGTCGGCCACGCCGGGCCCCTTCGAGCGCGAGGTCAGTGACAGCATTGCGGATCAGATCATCCGCCCGACCGGGCTGGTCGATCCGCCGGTCACGGTGCGCCCGATCCAGGGCCAGATCGAGGATCTGCTGGGCCGCGTGCGCGAGCGGGCCGCCATCGGCGAGCGCACCCTGGTCACGACCCTCACCAAACGCATGTCCGAGGATCTGACCGAGTACCTGCTGGAGAAGGGCGTGAAGGCCCGCTACATGCACAGCGATATCGACAGCGTGGAACGTCAGGTCATCATTCGCGACCTGCGGCTGGGGCACTACGACGTGCTGGTGGGCATCAACCTGCTGCGGGAGGGACTGGATCTCCCGGAGGTGTCGCTGGTGGCGATCCTCGACGCCGACAAACCCGGCTTCCTGAGGAGCGAGCGGGCCCTGATCCAGACCATCGGCCGCGCCGCCCGCAACCTGAACGGCGAGGTGATCCTGTACGGCGATACCGTCACACCCGCCATGCAGTACGCGATGGACGAGACCCGCCGCCGCCGTGAGAAGCAGACCGCCTTCAACGAGGAACACGGCATCACGCCGACCACGATCATCAAGGGCGTGCGCAACGTCATCCGGGGCGAGGAACAGCCCAGCGAGATCAGCTCCGAGACCGTGGGCACGGATCGCGACACTCTGGCTGCGCAGCTCACCGATCTGGAACTGGACATGTGGCAGGCCAGTGAGGATCTGGACTTCGAGCGGGCCGCCAGCCTGCGCGACCAGATCCGCGCCATCGAGGCGAAGTTGCAGGGCAAGGAATTCAAGCAGGCGACCGTGCCGGGGCAGAAGGTGAGGTCGAGGGGGCGGCGGTAG
- a CDS encoding sensor domain-containing diguanylate cyclase: MPITPQMPGTAGAWLARLDDLWRHREHDRSNHPAVLGQVRAWLAGQPDAPLVMVAERVLSAYASWRSGLMVETLESLQPVLARPGAHDVWACRAMNIRIALGFEVGEMAQSMSLVEGQLALCRALGETEIEACTLHDIGVMHNDRGTQQGRPYLQQALESFRAAQNVGGQAFTHLNLAVAATQSGRPEDAREQLERAMQLAQRHGLPYVHSMALAQQGALDTATAPARAEARLREALRRQVQYGDRPMWEAVEPLARLLAAQGRLTDSLDLLHTFVADAQAAQLRGMVMQAHALLADLYEAQGTPAEALRHLRAHVQLLRTLRQDEHEQRVSALEVMHRTELMRAQAEAGQRRAEELGRLSHTDDLTGLPNRRHLLDTGAALLRERPGAVAIIDIDHFKAVNDRHGHETGDRVLHAFATRLRQELPLAFVARSGGEEFVALFPGLSPHDACTLLDDVLDDVRTATTLADDLPRVTFTAGVACCPDGDLKAALRRADLLLYQGKTGGRDCVISDGERTA, translated from the coding sequence ATGCCCATCACACCGCAGATGCCCGGTACCGCCGGGGCGTGGCTCGCGCGGCTGGACGACCTGTGGCGTCACCGGGAACATGACCGGTCGAACCATCCGGCCGTGCTCGGGCAGGTGCGCGCGTGGCTGGCCGGGCAGCCGGACGCGCCGCTGGTCATGGTGGCCGAACGGGTGCTCAGCGCGTATGCGAGCTGGCGCTCGGGCCTCATGGTCGAGACCCTGGAATCCCTTCAGCCTGTGCTGGCCCGGCCCGGCGCCCACGACGTGTGGGCGTGCCGGGCCATGAACATCCGGATCGCGCTGGGGTTCGAGGTCGGCGAGATGGCCCAGAGCATGTCCCTGGTCGAGGGCCAGCTCGCGCTGTGCCGGGCCCTGGGCGAGACCGAGATCGAGGCCTGTACCCTGCACGACATCGGCGTGATGCACAACGACCGGGGAACACAGCAGGGCCGCCCCTACCTGCAGCAGGCGCTCGAGAGTTTCCGGGCAGCGCAGAACGTCGGCGGACAGGCCTTCACGCACCTGAACCTCGCCGTGGCGGCCACGCAGAGCGGCCGGCCGGAGGACGCCCGCGAGCAGCTGGAACGTGCCATGCAGCTGGCCCAGCGGCATGGCCTGCCGTACGTCCACAGCATGGCGCTGGCCCAGCAGGGTGCGCTGGACACGGCCACGGCTCCGGCGCGGGCCGAGGCGCGGCTGCGGGAAGCGCTGCGGCGCCAGGTGCAGTACGGTGACCGGCCCATGTGGGAGGCCGTGGAGCCCCTGGCCCGCCTGCTGGCCGCGCAGGGCCGGCTCACGGACAGCCTTGACCTGCTCCACACCTTCGTCGCCGATGCCCAGGCCGCTCAGCTGCGGGGCATGGTCATGCAGGCCCACGCCCTGCTGGCCGACCTGTACGAGGCGCAGGGCACACCGGCCGAGGCGCTGCGCCACCTGCGGGCCCACGTGCAGCTGCTGCGGACGCTGCGCCAGGACGAGCATGAACAGCGCGTCAGCGCCCTGGAGGTCATGCACCGCACCGAGTTGATGCGCGCCCAGGCCGAGGCCGGGCAGCGCCGCGCCGAGGAACTCGGCCGCCTGAGCCACACCGACGACCTGACCGGCCTCCCCAACCGCCGCCACCTGCTCGACACCGGTGCGGCCCTGCTGCGCGAGCGTCCGGGTGCAGTGGCGATCATCGACATCGACCACTTCAAGGCCGTGAACGACCGGCATGGCCACGAGACCGGTGACCGCGTGCTGCACGCCTTCGCCACCCGCCTGCGGCAGGAACTGCCCTTGGCCTTCGTGGCCCGCAGCGGCGGCGAGGAGTTCGTCGCCCTGTTTCCCGGCCTCTCCCCACACGATGCCTGCACCCTGCTGGACGATGTGCTGGACGATGTGCGGACGGCAACCACCCTGGCCGATGACCTGCCCCGCGTGACCTTCACCGCCGGCGTGGCCTGCTGTCCGGACGGTGACCTGAAAGCCGCCCTGCGCCGCGCCGACCTTCTGCTCTACCAGGGCAAGACCGGCGGGCGCGACTGCGTGATCTCGGATGGGGAGCGGACGGCGTGA
- a CDS encoding zinc-dependent alcohol dehydrogenase translates to MSTAKRSTMKAVVWHGIGDIRVDDVPEPTIQEPTDAIVRLTASAICGTDLHFIRGTMSGMVPGTILGHEGVGVIEEVGADVRNFAPGDRVVIPSTVSCGYCPQCREGNTAQCDNANPNGPDAGTAFYGGPKDSGPLQGMQAEKLRALYANSSLIKLPDNVSDEQAILLSDIFPTAYFGAELAGVKTGSVVVVLGCGPVGQFAIISAKLQGATRIIAVDRLDDRLAMARTNGAETINFEHEDPVEAVLRLTGKTGADCVIDAVGVDAQHAHGGPAKPDAKKAKQDEETVETVAPDAKPENGQWVPGDAPTQAAEWAVGMVRKAGQIGIIGVYSPSVESYPLGKAMNKNLTVRMGNCNHRTYIPKLLEYVAAGVVDPTKVITQHEHMDSAIEAYEAFDQRQPGWIKVELQPQA, encoded by the coding sequence ATGAGCACAGCGAAACGCAGCACCATGAAGGCCGTGGTCTGGCACGGGATCGGCGACATCCGCGTGGACGACGTTCCCGAACCGACCATCCAGGAGCCCACCGACGCCATCGTGCGGCTGACCGCCAGCGCGATCTGCGGCACCGACCTGCACTTCATCCGGGGCACCATGAGCGGCATGGTGCCGGGCACGATCCTGGGTCACGAGGGCGTGGGCGTGATCGAGGAAGTCGGCGCGGACGTGCGGAACTTCGCCCCCGGCGACCGCGTGGTGATTCCCTCCACGGTGTCGTGCGGGTACTGTCCGCAGTGCCGCGAGGGCAACACCGCGCAGTGCGACAACGCCAACCCCAACGGCCCGGACGCCGGCACCGCCTTCTATGGCGGCCCCAAGGACTCCGGCCCCCTCCAGGGCATGCAGGCCGAGAAGCTGCGGGCGCTGTACGCCAATTCCAGCCTGATCAAGCTGCCGGACAACGTGTCCGACGAGCAGGCCATCCTGCTGTCCGACATCTTCCCCACGGCGTATTTCGGTGCAGAGCTGGCCGGCGTGAAGACCGGCAGCGTGGTCGTGGTGCTGGGCTGCGGCCCGGTCGGGCAGTTTGCGATCATCAGCGCGAAGTTGCAGGGGGCCACGCGGATCATCGCCGTGGATCGCCTGGACGACCGCCTGGCGATGGCCCGCACGAACGGCGCCGAGACCATCAACTTCGAGCACGAAGACCCGGTCGAGGCCGTCCTGCGCCTGACCGGCAAGACCGGTGCGGACTGCGTGATCGACGCCGTCGGCGTGGATGCCCAGCATGCCCACGGCGGCCCCGCGAAGCCCGATGCCAAGAAGGCGAAGCAGGACGAGGAGACGGTGGAGACGGTCGCGCCGGACGCCAAGCCGGAGAACGGCCAGTGGGTGCCGGGCGACGCGCCCACCCAGGCGGCCGAATGGGCGGTCGGGATGGTGCGCAAGGCCGGGCAGATCGGCATCATCGGCGTGTACTCGCCGAGCGTCGAGAGCTACCCGCTGGGCAAGGCCATGAACAAGAACCTGACCGTGCGCATGGGCAACTGCAACCACCGCACCTATATCCCGAAGCTGCTGGAGTACGTGGCCGCGGGCGTGGTCGATCCCACGAAGGTCATCACGCAGCACGAGCACATGGACAGCGCCATCGAGGCCTACGAGGCCTTCGACCAGCGCCAGCCCGGCTGGATCAAGGTGGAACTGCAGCCCCAGGCGTAG
- a CDS encoding GNAT family N-acetyltransferase yields the protein MSSVRPFTVADAPAVAAVQVCTCRLDHAPHVPPGFWDGVTVEAQTGDWRPWPAQYPDDLLLVAEDAGEIAGYVLARCGPSHGTDAEVMALPVRPASRGQGHGRALLRAAVEGVQAAGARSVGLATLEGNPVRAWYGVRGGREVATREDDVDGWPGREVVWPDPGALLAALA from the coding sequence ATGTCCAGCGTGCGCCCGTTCACCGTGGCCGATGCTCCGGCCGTCGCGGCCGTGCAGGTCTGCACCTGCCGTCTCGACCACGCGCCCCACGTCCCGCCAGGCTTCTGGGACGGCGTGACGGTGGAGGCACAGACCGGCGACTGGCGGCCGTGGCCTGCGCAGTACCCGGACGATCTCCTGCTCGTCGCGGAGGACGCCGGCGAGATCGCGGGCTACGTCCTGGCGCGGTGCGGCCCGTCCCACGGGACGGACGCCGAGGTCATGGCGCTGCCTGTCCGCCCGGCGTCGCGCGGACAGGGGCACGGCCGTGCGCTGCTGCGGGCCGCCGTGGAGGGCGTGCAGGCCGCCGGGGCGCGGAGCGTGGGGCTCGCCACGCTGGAGGGCAACCCGGTGCGCGCGTGGTACGGGGTGCGCGGCGGACGGGAGGTGGCCACCCGCGAGGACGATGTCGACGGCTGGCCGGGGCGGGAGGTCGTGTGGCCAGACCCTGGAGCGCTGCTGGCCGCGCTGGCGTGA
- a CDS encoding vWA domain-containing protein gives MLDARVQPHREFLLAQTAGQKLFLTLTVTPTAQAQAARPDLSVVFVVDTSGSMREVVTEPTGTTGRTTTVDGKKYEIVKGARNKLELLTEALTGIIESDLLRPADRIALVKFDDMADVLVPFTPASDTKRLLAGVERLDWYSGGTNMGLGMQAGAKLLQGEHGSRRMVLLTDGQAFDAPVVEEQAGVLAGLQIPVTTVGVGDEVNTELLTLITDRTQGQPIDVVPDTDNPQPPAVRATELPQALLGDLKQAANEVVTNVALSVRTVKDVVLDRVTRVQPTQTDVAQVDGPLQLGNVEAGIGATYVLEFTLPARPTARMRLAQLGLTYQVPGANYRGEIPPLDVVVEFTGDEAMAARVDPGVMQWVQQRNIEGLVAQATREARSDPAQAAKTLELARSMTQRLGNGAMTQVLDRAIGELGSSKTISLGTAKTMRLGAKTQTLKSSDGGLPSDEDIRRMTGA, from the coding sequence ATGCTTGATGCCAGAGTTCAGCCCCACCGGGAGTTCCTGCTCGCCCAGACGGCCGGACAGAAGCTGTTCCTGACCCTGACCGTCACCCCGACGGCGCAGGCGCAGGCGGCCCGGCCCGACCTGAGCGTGGTGTTCGTCGTGGACACCAGCGGCTCCATGCGCGAGGTCGTGACCGAGCCGACCGGAACCACTGGCCGCACCACCACCGTGGACGGCAAGAAGTACGAGATCGTGAAGGGCGCGCGGAACAAACTGGAACTGCTCACCGAGGCCCTGACCGGCATCATCGAGTCCGACCTGCTGCGCCCCGCGGACCGGATCGCGCTGGTGAAGTTCGACGACATGGCCGACGTACTCGTTCCCTTCACGCCCGCGAGCGACACGAAACGGCTGCTGGCGGGCGTGGAGCGGCTGGACTGGTACTCGGGCGGCACGAACATGGGCCTGGGCATGCAGGCCGGCGCGAAGCTGCTCCAGGGCGAACATGGCAGCCGCCGGATGGTGCTCCTGACCGACGGACAGGCCTTCGACGCACCGGTCGTCGAGGAGCAGGCGGGCGTACTGGCTGGCCTCCAGATCCCCGTGACGACGGTCGGCGTGGGCGACGAGGTCAACACCGAGCTGCTCACCCTGATCACGGATCGTACCCAGGGCCAGCCCATCGACGTGGTGCCCGACACCGATAACCCGCAGCCGCCGGCGGTGCGGGCCACGGAACTGCCGCAGGCGCTGCTGGGCGACCTGAAGCAGGCGGCCAACGAGGTCGTCACGAACGTCGCCCTGAGCGTGCGTACCGTGAAAGACGTGGTGCTGGATCGCGTGACACGGGTGCAGCCCACCCAGACCGATGTGGCGCAGGTCGATGGCCCGCTGCAGCTCGGGAACGTCGAGGCCGGGATCGGCGCGACCTATGTACTCGAGTTCACGCTGCCCGCCCGCCCCACGGCGCGGATGCGGCTGGCCCAGCTGGGCCTCACATACCAGGTACCCGGCGCGAACTACCGGGGCGAGATCCCACCGCTGGACGTGGTCGTGGAGTTCACGGGCGACGAGGCCATGGCCGCCCGCGTCGATCCCGGCGTGATGCAGTGGGTGCAGCAGCGCAACATCGAGGGACTGGTCGCGCAGGCCACCCGCGAGGCCAGGAGCGACCCGGCCCAGGCCGCCAAGACCCTGGAACTGGCCCGCAGCATGACCCAGCGCCTCGGGAACGGCGCGATGACACAGGTGCTCGACCGGGCCATCGGGGAACTGGGCAGCAGCAAGACCATCAGCCTGGGCACCGCCAAGACCATGCGTCTGGGGGCCAAGACCCAGACCCTGAAGTCCTCGGACGGGGGCCTGCCCTCCGACGAGGACATCCGGAGGATGACGGGCGCTTGA
- a CDS encoding serine/threonine-protein kinase, protein MSSTACPVCGSPVGAADTVCRTCGAPLTPGAASAAAKAVTAALALPAGCTLAGGQYVLSRVLGRGGFGITYDAQDVRLGLRVAVKELFVDGSQRRVAAVIPPGNLSPAEFQETKQRFLEEAKVLARFNDPGIVRVLNYFEENSTAYLVMEFLEGETLGGLIEKRGPLPPQVALEVARSLAKTLEHVHGAGLLHRDIKPDNVFLHKTGRIVLIDFGSVRAYAPGRTVSHTRLVTPGYAPLEQYGNSARYGPYTDIYSLGATLHHALTGQMPPAATDLMLGTPLPPLPAGTPAPLRRAIEKSMALRVEERPQTARALEELLIGPPQATAAPRPAPAPTQTAPAPQPAPRPQPAPQPTPVPRPQPQPAPAARPAPTPAPAPRPTPAPTPPPAPVVMSSPTPAQPVKVAPKPPAAPPPANIPLPPRPTPLPRILLVALCVGLGGVTGLVQLPALLPAIGQLGTPGLLVAGLIGAAAGFVAGQVAWLALPLALPAGTAALAVLYANGAALHWPTVAALGVMAAVLSLFVLRLIRRISF, encoded by the coding sequence GTGAGCAGCACGGCCTGCCCGGTGTGCGGGTCGCCCGTGGGAGCAGCGGACACCGTGTGCCGCACCTGCGGGGCCCCGCTCACGCCCGGCGCGGCGTCGGCCGCCGCCAAGGCGGTCACGGCGGCGCTGGCCCTGCCGGCGGGCTGCACGCTGGCGGGCGGGCAGTACGTCCTGAGCCGCGTGCTGGGGCGCGGCGGCTTCGGCATCACCTACGACGCGCAGGACGTGCGGCTGGGCCTGCGGGTGGCCGTCAAGGAACTGTTCGTGGACGGCTCGCAGCGGCGGGTGGCGGCCGTGATCCCACCGGGGAACCTCAGTCCGGCCGAATTTCAGGAGACCAAGCAGCGTTTCCTGGAAGAGGCCAAGGTGCTGGCCCGCTTCAACGATCCGGGCATCGTGCGGGTACTGAACTACTTCGAGGAGAACAGCACCGCGTATCTGGTGATGGAATTCCTGGAGGGCGAGACCCTGGGCGGCCTGATCGAGAAGCGCGGCCCGCTGCCCCCGCAGGTCGCACTGGAGGTCGCCCGCTCGCTGGCGAAGACCCTGGAACACGTCCACGGCGCGGGTCTGCTTCACCGCGATATCAAGCCCGACAACGTCTTCCTGCACAAGACCGGGCGGATCGTGCTGATCGACTTCGGCTCGGTGCGGGCCTATGCGCCGGGCCGCACGGTCAGCCACACGCGGCTGGTCACGCCCGGCTACGCGCCGCTGGAGCAGTACGGCAACAGCGCCCGGTACGGCCCGTACACCGACATCTACTCGCTGGGAGCCACCCTGCACCACGCCCTGACCGGCCAGATGCCGCCCGCCGCGACCGACCTGATGCTGGGCACGCCGCTCCCGCCGCTGCCGGCGGGCACCCCCGCCCCGCTGCGCCGCGCCATCGAGAAGTCCATGGCCCTGCGCGTCGAGGAACGCCCCCAGACCGCCCGCGCCCTGGAAGAACTGCTGATCGGGCCGCCCCAGGCGACCGCCGCGCCGCGTCCTGCTCCAGCGCCGACGCAGACTGCACCCGCCCCGCAGCCCGCCCCGCGCCCCCAGCCGGCGCCGCAGCCGACGCCCGTGCCCCGTCCTCAACCTCAGCCGGCTCCGGCGGCCCGGCCTGCGCCGACGCCTGCCCCTGCCCCGCGCCCCACGCCAGCGCCCACTCCACCTCCGGCTCCGGTGGTGATGTCCAGCCCTACCCCGGCCCAGCCAGTCAAGGTCGCGCCGAAGCCGCCCGCCGCACCGCCTCCAGCGAACATCCCGCTGCCTCCGCGCCCTACGCCGCTGCCGCGCATCCTGCTGGTCGCGCTGTGCGTGGGGCTGGGGGGCGTGACCGGGCTGGTGCAGTTGCCCGCCCTGCTTCCGGCCATCGGGCAGCTCGGCACGCCGGGCCTGCTGGTCGCCGGGCTGATCGGCGCGGCGGCGGGCTTCGTGGCCGGGCAGGTGGCGTGGCTGGCGCTGCCGCTGGCGTTGCCGGCCGGCACGGCGGCGCTGGCCGTCCTGTACGCGAACGGCGCGGCGCTGCACTGGCCCACCGTCGCGGCGCTGGGGGTCATGGCGGCCGTCCTCTCGCTCTTCGTCCTGCGGCTGATCCGCCGCATTTCCTTCTGA
- a CDS encoding FHA domain-containing protein — MSITCTVCGTVNPDGTTYCEGCGVELSAPQTAAPTPAVENAAPATTDTGLPDMPLPETGSGTTEMPLAAAEIPAAPMDSAPADSLTDTSADSAPAAEATPAPLPMQEAVTPDGDLTPPAAQDGAGPVPVAAAMPAPTAPAPSDAPAKLGIKKYGAPTGEFIPLQGERLVVGRFDASSGPVDIDLTGMGGQEHISRRHAELYRENGAWMVRDLGSTNGVYVKKSGESAFSPRLQEPAALADGDEVAFGNLMLTFHQG, encoded by the coding sequence ATGTCCATCACCTGCACCGTCTGCGGCACCGTCAATCCCGATGGCACCACCTACTGCGAGGGCTGCGGCGTCGAGCTGAGCGCCCCGCAGACCGCCGCGCCCACCCCGGCCGTCGAGAACGCGGCTCCCGCCACCACCGACACCGGCCTGCCGGACATGCCCCTGCCCGAGACCGGCAGTGGGACGACCGAGATGCCCCTGGCCGCGGCCGAGATCCCCGCTGCACCGATGGACAGCGCCCCCGCCGACAGCCTCACTGACACCTCAGCCGACAGCGCTCCAGCCGCCGAGGCCACGCCCGCCCCGCTCCCCATGCAGGAGGCCGTGACCCCCGACGGCGACCTCACCCCGCCCGCCGCCCAGGACGGTGCAGGCCCCGTGCCCGTGGCCGCCGCCATGCCCGCTCCCACCGCCCCGGCCCCGTCGGACGCGCCCGCGAAGTTGGGCATCAAGAAGTACGGGGCACCCACGGGCGAGTTCATCCCACTCCAGGGCGAGCGGCTGGTCGTGGGGCGCTTCGACGCCTCCAGCGGGCCGGTGGACATCGACCTGACCGGCATGGGCGGCCAGGAGCACATCAGCCGACGCCACGCCGAGCTGTACCGCGAGAACGGGGCGTGGATGGTGCGCGACCTGGGCTCGACCAACGGCGTGTACGTCAAGAAGTCCGGCGAGAGTGCGTTCTCGCCCCGCCTTCAGGAACCGGCCGCGCTGGCGGACGGTGACGAGGTCGCGTTCGGGAACCTGATGCTGACCTTCCACCAGGGCTGA
- a CDS encoding putative dsRNA-binding protein has product MNAKGDLIARLAAQGLGAPVFEALPSGPPHDLTFHARVLVGGQPLGTGGQARSKKDAERAAAEAALRVLDGVPDDAGTAPRGRWPVYAAVLAQALDAAVDLCPEDATLDEVRAEAARLYRDLLTELGHGPEGG; this is encoded by the coding sequence ATGAATGCCAAGGGTGACCTGATCGCGCGGCTGGCGGCCCAGGGCCTCGGTGCCCCGGTCTTCGAGGCGCTGCCCAGCGGCCCGCCCCATGACCTGACCTTCCACGCGCGGGTGCTCGTGGGTGGCCAGCCGCTGGGCACGGGCGGTCAGGCCCGCAGCAAGAAGGACGCCGAGCGGGCCGCTGCCGAGGCCGCCCTGCGGGTGTTGGACGGCGTGCCGGACGACGCCGGAACCGCCCCCCGTGGCCGCTGGCCGGTCTACGCCGCCGTGCTGGCCCAGGCACTGGACGCCGCCGTGGACCTCTGCCCCGAGGACGCCACGCTGGACGAGGTGCGCGCCGAGGCTGCCCGGCTGTACCGCGACCTCCTGACCGAACTGGGTCACGGGCCGGAAGGCGGGTGA
- a CDS encoding HAD family hydrolase, which produces MKDSWPWRPSGVLFDMDGVLTANNHHHRQAWSETARSVLNLHLTEEDLDTKVDGGRNPEIIERLTGSYPDAVLAARFEDAKEGRYRELAAGALIEVAGLSAYLDALDARGIPFSLVTSAGLPNVAFGMEQLGFGQRFVTRVTGEDVSRGKPHPEPFLLGAARLGLDAADCLAHEDAVNGVRSAAGAGCRVVALTTTAPGAALLEAGASLAVPDFTGWAAWLA; this is translated from the coding sequence ATGAAGGATTCCTGGCCCTGGCGACCCTCGGGCGTGCTGTTCGACATGGACGGCGTGCTCACCGCGAACAACCACCACCACCGGCAGGCGTGGTCGGAGACGGCCCGCAGCGTGCTGAACCTGCACCTGACCGAGGAGGATCTGGACACCAAGGTCGATGGTGGCCGCAACCCCGAGATCATCGAGCGCCTGACCGGCAGCTACCCCGATGCCGTGCTCGCCGCCAGATTCGAGGACGCCAAGGAGGGCCGCTACCGCGAACTGGCCGCCGGTGCCCTGATCGAGGTGGCGGGCCTGAGCGCGTATCTGGACGCCCTGGACGCGCGGGGCATTCCGTTCTCGCTCGTGACCAGCGCGGGCCTGCCCAACGTCGCCTTCGGGATGGAACAGCTGGGCTTCGGCCAGCGCTTCGTGACCCGTGTGACCGGCGAGGACGTGTCACGCGGCAAGCCGCACCCCGAACCCTTCCTGCTGGGTGCGGCCCGGCTGGGCCTGGACGCCGCCGACTGCCTGGCCCACGAGGACGCCGTCAACGGCGTGCGCAGCGCCGCCGGAGCCGGCTGCCGGGTGGTGGCGCTCACGACCACCGCCCCCGGAGCGGCGCTGCTGGAGGCCGGCGCGTCGCTGGCCGTGCCGGACTTCACCGGCTGGGCCGCGTGGCTGGCATAG